From the Betaproteobacteria bacterium genome, one window contains:
- a CDS encoding cytochrome c has product MHLLSLVRFAFPVLAAFAGQAIADDAANEGRVYSDAQAVRGEELYQQNCSLCHGARLQGNPAAPLTGEAFRGRWEDGKHTLDDLYYIIRSLMPNNAPGSLSKAQYADVVAYILKINNYPAGEAELVPKPAAMKAVTLQPH; this is encoded by the coding sequence ATGCACCTTCTTTCGCTTGTGCGGTTCGCTTTCCCGGTTCTGGCGGCATTCGCCGGACAGGCGATTGCAGACGATGCCGCGAACGAAGGCCGGGTCTACAGCGATGCGCAGGCAGTACGGGGCGAAGAGTTGTATCAGCAAAATTGTTCGCTCTGTCACGGCGCGCGGCTGCAGGGCAATCCGGCGGCGCCGCTCACCGGCGAAGCCTTTCGGGGGCGCTGGGAAGACGGCAAGCACACGCTCGACGATCTGTACTACATTATCCGCAGCCTGATGCCGAACAATGCGCCGGGCTCGCTGAGCAAGGCGCAGTATGCCGATGTGGTCGCGTACATTCTCAAGATCAACAACTATCCGGCAGGTGAAGCGGAACTGGTTCCAAAGCCGGCTGCAATGAAGGCGGTGACCCTGCAGCCGCACTGA
- a CDS encoding oxidoreductase encodes MPANSESSPVWFITGCSTGLGRELAQAVLKQGQRAVVTARNPAQIQDIVTRYPKISLALQLDVVDYSQIDRAISAAEKTFGRIDVLVNNAGYGYLAAVEEGEEQEIRAMFETNFFGLAALIRRVLPGMRARAHGHVINISSVGGLLGNPSAGYYNATKFAVEGLSEALAKEVEPLGIRVTVVEPGPFRTDWAGRSLKQVRNPNDAYAKTSGARRAQISGYSGRQAGDPARAAQAIIRIVESPTPPLNLVLGKDGLKRVRDKLDKFSDSLRQWETVTVGADFPEA; translated from the coding sequence ATGCCCGCAAACAGCGAATCTTCCCCCGTCTGGTTCATCACCGGTTGTTCGACCGGCCTGGGCCGCGAGCTGGCGCAAGCCGTGCTGAAGCAAGGTCAACGCGCCGTCGTTACCGCACGCAATCCCGCGCAGATCCAGGACATCGTCACCCGGTATCCGAAGATTTCGCTTGCCCTGCAGCTCGACGTCGTCGACTACAGCCAGATCGATCGGGCCATTTCCGCCGCGGAGAAAACTTTCGGCCGCATCGACGTGCTGGTGAACAACGCGGGCTACGGTTATCTCGCCGCGGTCGAGGAAGGCGAAGAGCAGGAAATCCGCGCGATGTTCGAAACCAATTTCTTCGGCCTCGCCGCGCTGATCCGCCGCGTGTTGCCCGGCATGCGCGCACGCGCGCACGGCCACGTCATCAACATCTCGTCGGTCGGCGGCCTGCTCGGCAATCCCAGCGCGGGTTACTACAACGCGACCAAGTTCGCCGTGGAGGGCCTGTCCGAGGCGCTGGCGAAGGAGGTCGAGCCGCTCGGCATCCGCGTCACCGTGGTCGAACCGGGCCCGTTCCGCACCGACTGGGCCGGCCGCTCGCTGAAGCAAGTGCGCAATCCGAACGACGCCTACGCAAAAACGTCGGGCGCTCGCCGCGCACAGATCAGCGGCTACAGCGGCAGGCAGGCCGGCGATCCGGCGCGCGCCGCGCAAGCGATCATCCGCATCGTCGAATCCCCGACGCCGCCGCTGAACCTCGTGCTCGGCAAGGACGGGCTGAAGCGCGTGCGCGACAAGCTCGACAAATTTTCAGACAGCCTGCGACAATGGGAAACCGTTACCGTCGGCGCAGACTTTCCCGAGGCCTGA
- a CDS encoding D-2-hydroxyacid dehydrogenase family protein, whose translation MRIAVLDDWQGVAKQSADWSKLQQRADVVFFEDPFAGPDKLARALSEFDIIIAMRERTKFSKELLDRLPKLRMIALTGGRTWTMDFDTLNARGIPVCHTGGEKSGAATAEIALGLLLSAARFISRGDASIRTGGFQGGVPAGDVLDGKTLGIIGLGKIGARMARYGAALGMQVVAWSANLTEEKAKAAGARLVDKATLLTQSDAISLHLVLSDRTRGILGAQDLAQMKPGAILVNTSRGPLVDEAALVERLKTGKLIAGLDVFAQEPLPTDHPLRSLPNTVLTPHLGYCAREVYAQFYRESIENVLAFLDGTPTRVLNPEALG comes from the coding sequence ATGCGCATCGCGGTTCTCGACGATTGGCAGGGCGTGGCAAAACAGAGCGCCGACTGGTCGAAACTGCAGCAGCGGGCCGACGTCGTTTTCTTCGAAGACCCTTTCGCCGGACCGGACAAGCTCGCAAGGGCGCTCAGCGAGTTCGACATCATCATCGCGATGCGCGAGCGCACGAAATTTTCGAAGGAGCTGCTCGATCGATTGCCGAAGCTGCGCATGATCGCCCTGACCGGCGGACGTACCTGGACCATGGACTTCGACACGCTCAATGCGCGCGGCATTCCCGTGTGCCATACCGGTGGCGAGAAATCCGGCGCCGCCACCGCCGAGATCGCGCTGGGACTTCTGCTGTCCGCCGCTCGATTCATCAGCCGCGGCGATGCCTCGATACGCACTGGCGGGTTCCAGGGCGGCGTGCCGGCCGGCGACGTGCTCGACGGCAAGACGCTCGGCATCATCGGACTGGGCAAGATCGGCGCAAGGATGGCGCGCTACGGCGCGGCGCTCGGCATGCAGGTAGTGGCGTGGAGCGCGAACCTGACGGAGGAGAAGGCCAAGGCGGCCGGCGCGCGGCTGGTGGACAAGGCGACCCTGCTCACGCAATCCGATGCGATCTCGCTGCACCTGGTGCTGTCCGATCGCACGCGCGGCATCCTCGGCGCGCAGGACCTCGCCCAAATGAAACCCGGCGCGATCCTCGTCAACACTTCGCGCGGGCCGTTGGTCGACGAAGCCGCGCTGGTGGAAAGACTGAAAACCGGAAAACTGATCGCGGGACTGGATGTGTTCGCACAGGAACCGTTGCCGACGGACCATCCGCTGCGCAGTCTGCCGAACACCGTGCTGACGCCTCACCTCGGCTATTGCGCGCGCGAGGTCTACGCGCAGTTCTACCGGGAGTCGATCGAGAACGTGCTGGCTTTCCTCGACGGCACGCCGACACGCGTACTCAATCCGGAAGCGCTGGGATAA
- a CDS encoding PQQ-binding-like beta-propeller repeat protein, whose amino-acid sequence MNRFAVALLSLALASFVYAAGPTQEELNQAGSSTEWLLPNHDYAGVRYVNLDQITPDNAASLRPVCAFQGADLNRALNNPIVYGGVMYVTTLYSTFALDPATCKAKWRHDWKPKGKEANGSIKNRGVAIKDGKLVRGAQDGWMFALDAETGKLLWEVKAANAEKYEALSINPLLFENLVIIGPSGSEFGVKGWIGAFRLEDGAPVWKFNTIPDDGEPGAETWGDADSRLKGGGGIWTTPALDVANGHLYVAVGNPAPDMFANLRPGTNLYTNSIVVLDVRTGALLWHKQAVPHDTHDWDMPVTAPLFTASIGGARHDVVTMAAKDGLMRLVDRHSREEFYSVAVATRTNAELEPTEEGVYTCPGMVGGVEWSNPAYSPKLDMMVVPAVDWCGVFKKEDEARFVAGQQFLGGSFTWDPVEKSGGWLTAVKATTGEALWRYHSSRPMLASVTATSGDMLFTGELTGNFLAMDARNGNVVYKYNGGGAIVGGVISYAVDGKQYVAVVSGMAAGFWLGPPGSMTVTVFALP is encoded by the coding sequence ATGAACAGATTTGCCGTAGCGCTGCTTTCATTGGCGTTAGCCAGTTTTGTGTATGCGGCCGGGCCGACGCAGGAAGAACTCAACCAGGCGGGCAGCAGCACGGAATGGTTGCTGCCCAATCACGACTACGCCGGCGTGCGCTATGTGAACCTGGACCAGATCACGCCGGACAACGCCGCTTCGCTGCGGCCGGTGTGCGCGTTCCAGGGCGCCGACCTGAATCGCGCGCTGAACAATCCGATCGTGTACGGCGGCGTGATGTACGTCACCACGCTGTATTCGACGTTCGCGCTCGACCCGGCGACCTGCAAAGCGAAGTGGCGGCACGATTGGAAACCGAAAGGCAAGGAGGCGAACGGGTCGATCAAGAACCGCGGCGTTGCCATCAAGGACGGCAAGCTCGTGCGTGGCGCACAGGATGGCTGGATGTTCGCACTCGACGCGGAGACCGGCAAGTTGCTGTGGGAGGTAAAGGCGGCCAACGCCGAAAAGTACGAAGCGCTGTCCATCAACCCATTGCTGTTCGAAAATCTCGTGATCATCGGCCCGTCGGGTTCGGAGTTCGGCGTCAAGGGCTGGATCGGCGCCTTCAGGCTCGAGGACGGTGCGCCGGTGTGGAAATTCAACACCATCCCCGACGACGGCGAGCCCGGCGCGGAAACCTGGGGCGATGCCGACTCGCGACTCAAGGGCGGCGGCGGAATCTGGACCACACCTGCGCTCGATGTCGCCAACGGACATCTCTATGTCGCGGTCGGCAATCCCGCGCCGGACATGTTCGCCAACCTGCGGCCCGGCACCAATCTCTATACCAATTCGATCGTGGTGCTCGATGTGCGCACCGGTGCGCTGCTGTGGCACAAGCAGGCGGTGCCGCACGATACGCATGATTGGGACATGCCGGTCACGGCGCCTTTGTTCACCGCTTCGATCGGCGGTGCGCGGCACGACGTGGTCACGATGGCGGCGAAGGACGGCTTGATGCGGCTGGTCGACCGCCACAGCCGCGAGGAATTTTATTCCGTCGCCGTGGCCACGCGCACCAATGCCGAACTCGAACCCACCGAGGAAGGCGTCTATACCTGTCCCGGCATGGTCGGTGGGGTGGAGTGGAGCAATCCCGCCTACAGCCCGAAGCTGGACATGATGGTCGTGCCGGCGGTGGACTGGTGCGGCGTATTCAAGAAGGAAGACGAAGCGCGCTTCGTGGCCGGCCAGCAGTTTCTGGGCGGCTCCTTCACCTGGGATCCGGTGGAAAAATCCGGCGGCTGGCTGACCGCCGTCAAGGCGACCACCGGCGAAGCGCTGTGGCGCTATCACTCGAGCCGTCCGATGCTCGCCTCCGTGACGGCGACTTCCGGCGACATGCTGTTCACCGGCGAACTGACCGGGAATTTTCTCGCCATGGATGCGCGCAACGGCAACGTCGTCTACAAATATAACGGTGGCGGCGCGATCGTCGGCGGCGTGATCAGCTATGCGGTCGACGGCAAGCAATATGTCGCCGTCGTTTCCGGAATGGCGGCGGGATTCTGGCTCGGACCGCCGGGGTCGATGACGGTGACGGTGTTCGCTTTGCCGTAA